A single region of the Anomaloglossus baeobatrachus isolate aAnoBae1 chromosome 2, aAnoBae1.hap1, whole genome shotgun sequence genome encodes:
- the TEX55 gene encoding testis-specific expressed protein 55 isoform X2 encodes MDVPEGPLPEFSAPEQEAVITEGGTSLSSSSETLTPSHPQDGHPKDDGLGEDKATKQENLAVVSEEHYDLSFKNAEEDSPMKTSEEERGSLPLTENTSMEEKMFEDSPTLLNEESSQEESRSPPQSKNTSMAEVQVEESPVILNEETPQEEKSLLLTKNTSTEEKQVEDTTSLEVLQETNINISSHGDEKTTPQGDSLEGNFGLSKLEIECEPILNLNLKAIDLVNKTDPTSTDEGAPEPKIQSQEMTGTNDSQSNVSLDFHSIQSIDTSKEDAIANRIIEGEAINPVETMGGHHEDDSTKAIDKELEISGKNDQTTEGEDVKSAKTMESEQMVERIKVGISPAVSDQKTATAGPLQPPAQGMEGRKVLITELSHLSGTAPHTPPVYEDPFDRSLKYMERHNILQIFQVQTMISSKKEQ; translated from the exons GAAGCTGTAATTACGGAGGGTGGAACAAGTCTGAGTTCATCTTCTGAAACATTGACACCATCACATCCTCAGGATGGTCATCCAAAAGACGATGGGTTAGGTGAAGACAAGGCAACCAAACAAGAGAACCTTGCGGTTGTTTCTGAGGAACATTATGACCTGTCCTTCAAGAACGCTGAAGAAGATTCTCCTATGAAGACATCTGAAGAAGAAAGAGGATCACTACCGCTGACAGAGAACACATCCATGGAAGAAAAAATGTTTGAAGATTCTCCGACGTTATTGAATGAGGAGTCATCTCAAGAAGAATCAAGATCACCACCTCAGTCCAAGAACACATCCATGGCGGAAGTACAGGTGGAAGAGTCTCCAGTGATATTGAATGAGGAGACTCCTCAAGAAGAAAAATCACTTTTGCTGACCAAGAACACATCCACAGAGGAAAAACAGGTGGAAGACACCACAAGTCTAGAAGTCTTGCAAGAAACCAACATCAATATATCTAGTCATGGGGACGAGAAGACTACCCCTCAGGGAGATTCCTTAGAAGGAAATTTTGGTTTATCGAAGCTTGAGATCGAATGTGAACCAATTCTTAATCTGAATCTAAAAGCCATTGATCTAGTTAATAAAACAGATCCAACATCTACTGATGAAGGTGCCCCAGAACCCAAAATCCAAAGCCAAGAAATGACTGGCACAAATGATAGTCAATCCAACGTCTCCCTGGATTTCCACTCAATACAGTCAATAGATACTTCCAAAGAAGACGCAATCGCAAACAGAATTATTGAAGGTGAAGCCATCAACCCTGTGGAAACTATGGGTGGCCACCATGAAGATGACTCTACCAAAGCTATTGATAAAGAACTAGAAATTAGTGGCAAAAATGACCAAACCACTGAAGGAGAAGACGTAAAATCGGCTAAGACTATGGAGAGCGAACAGATGGTGGAGAGAATCAAAGTTGGTATCTCACCAGCAGTCTCTGACCAGAAGACGGCCACTGCAGGACCATTGCAGCCCCCTGCCCAGGGG ATGGAGGGCAGGAAGGTCCTGATCACAGAGTTATCTCATctgtcgggcaccgcaccgcacacCCCACCGGTCTACGAGGATCCCTTTGATCGATCTCTGAAGTACATGGAGAGACACAACATCCTGCAGATATTTCAG